ATACGCGGGTTGTGATGTCGCGAATCCTGCTCGATAGACTCCGTCGTTCACGTCTTCGTAAATGAATGTGTTGAGCTCGTCGATCTCTTGCTGCAGGCCATCCGGGTACAAATCGACCGGGCTTTTGGTAAATCGATCGAACTCACCGTTGAAGATTCTCATTAGATCATCATCGGAGTTGGTCACGATTCGTTTGGTCACGCAATCCCAGAGCACTGGGACCGTCATGCGACCGATATAGTTTGGATCGGTCGCATGATACGCTTCATGGAGAAACTGAAATCCATTGATAGGATCAATGGAATGTCCAGCACCTTCTCGAAACGCCCATCCTTGCTCGTCACGAATAGGATCCACGACCGTCATCCCGACCACATCTTCAAGCCGCTTTAACTTGCGCACGATGATCGTGCGGTGGGCCCAGGGACAGGCCAATGAGACATAGAGATGATAGCGACCACATTCAGCTGGATAGCCGGAGCCACCGTCCGCCGTGACCCATTGTCGGAACACA
This region of Nitrospira sp. genomic DNA includes:
- a CDS encoding glutathione S-transferase family protein encodes the protein MKIQAQFPDEQSPAGEFQRQPDVFRQWVTADGGSGYPAECGRYHLYVSLACPWAHRTIIVRKLKRLEDVVGMTVVDPIRDEQGWAFREGAGHSIDPINGFQFLHEAYHATDPNYIGRMTVPVLWDCVTKRIVTNSDDDLMRIFNGEFDRFTKSPVDLYPDGLQQEIDELNTFIYEDVNDGVYRAGFATSQPAYERAARRLFAALDQLETRLAGRRYLFGLDFVETDWRLFVTLVRFDAVYHGHFKCNVRRIIDYPNLFGYLKDLYQTDGIADTVNFDHIKRHYYVTHDDINPTRIVPIGPNQDLTTPHGREHFG